The following are encoded in a window of Cucurbita pepo subsp. pepo cultivar mu-cu-16 chromosome LG12, ASM280686v2, whole genome shotgun sequence genomic DNA:
- the LOC111807314 gene encoding auxin-responsive protein IAA13-like isoform X2, translating to MECTLGLFRTSGVGGSVSGSAINDPNESRMEICERDFVGKIPIEPSPCPASSGLELGLGLAVGGCGKVSGGTWGERGRILTARDFPVLGGSSVSSCSSSSCFHGREGNGSVAVSGTKRAADSAPNDGGSPTALNQVVGWPPIRTYRMNSLVNQAKTARAEEDEQSKDNKTCDVDGKGHLGFVKVNVDGVVIGRKVDINAHSCYETLALMLEDMFFKSNGKSGDKEQGQKLSKLLDGSSEFVLTYEDREGDWMLVGDVPWRMFLSSVRRLRIMRTSEAKGLAPRSQDKKAKQRSKPI from the exons ATGGAATGTACTTTGGGCCTTTTCCGCACTTCTGGCGTTGGTGGGTCTGTTTCTGGGTCCGCCATTAACGATCCAAATGAGTCTAGAATGGAGATTTGTGAGAGAGATTTTGTGGGTAAGATTCCGATTGAGCCATCTCCTTGTCCTGCCTCCTCTGGCCTTGAATTGGGCCTTGGTTTAGCCGTTGGCGGCTGCGGGAAGGTTAGCGGTGGTACTTGGGGTGAGCGTGGTCGGATTTTGACTGCTCGGGATTTCCCTGTTCTTGGTGGctcttctgtttcttcttgttcttcctcttcttgcTTCCATGGAAGAGAGGGTAATGGTTCTGTTGCTGTTTCTGGGACTAAACGAGCTGCTGATTCTGCTCCTAATGATGGAGGATCCCCCACTGCTCTCAA TCAGGTTGTGGGATGGCCACCCATTAGGACATACAGGATGAACAGCTTGGTGAACCAAGCAAAGACAGCCAGGGCTGAGGAAGATGAGCAGTCCAAGGACAACAAAACATGTGATGTTGATGGAAAAGGGCACCTAGGATTTGTCAAAGTGAATGTCGATGGGGTTGTCATAGGGAGGAAAGTGGATATCAATGCCCATTCTTGCTATGAGACCTTGGCCCTTATGCTGGAGGACATGTTCTTCAAGTCCAATG GGAAAAGTGGAGACAAAGAACAAGGACAGAAACTGTCTAAGCTTTTGGATGGATCCTCTGAGTTTGTGCTTACATATGAAGATAGAGAGGGGGATTGGATGCTTGTTGGAGATGTCCCTTGGAG GATGTTTTTGAGCTCTGTTCGAAGGCTTCGCATAATGAGGACGTCTGAAGCCAAAGGACTAG CACCAagatctcaagacaagaaagcGAAACAAAGGAGCAAGCCTATCTGA
- the LOC111807314 gene encoding auxin-responsive protein IAA13-like isoform X1 — protein MECTLGLFRTSGVGGSVSGSAINDPNESRMEICERDFVGKIPIEPSPCPASSGLELGLGLAVGGCGKVSGGTWGERGRILTARDFPVLGGSSVSSCSSSSCFHGREGNGSVAVSGTKRAADSAPNDGGSPTALNSQVVGWPPIRTYRMNSLVNQAKTARAEEDEQSKDNKTCDVDGKGHLGFVKVNVDGVVIGRKVDINAHSCYETLALMLEDMFFKSNGKSGDKEQGQKLSKLLDGSSEFVLTYEDREGDWMLVGDVPWRMFLSSVRRLRIMRTSEAKGLAPRSQDKKAKQRSKPI, from the exons ATGGAATGTACTTTGGGCCTTTTCCGCACTTCTGGCGTTGGTGGGTCTGTTTCTGGGTCCGCCATTAACGATCCAAATGAGTCTAGAATGGAGATTTGTGAGAGAGATTTTGTGGGTAAGATTCCGATTGAGCCATCTCCTTGTCCTGCCTCCTCTGGCCTTGAATTGGGCCTTGGTTTAGCCGTTGGCGGCTGCGGGAAGGTTAGCGGTGGTACTTGGGGTGAGCGTGGTCGGATTTTGACTGCTCGGGATTTCCCTGTTCTTGGTGGctcttctgtttcttcttgttcttcctcttcttgcTTCCATGGAAGAGAGGGTAATGGTTCTGTTGCTGTTTCTGGGACTAAACGAGCTGCTGATTCTGCTCCTAATGATGGAGGATCCCCCACTGCTCTCAA CAGTCAGGTTGTGGGATGGCCACCCATTAGGACATACAGGATGAACAGCTTGGTGAACCAAGCAAAGACAGCCAGGGCTGAGGAAGATGAGCAGTCCAAGGACAACAAAACATGTGATGTTGATGGAAAAGGGCACCTAGGATTTGTCAAAGTGAATGTCGATGGGGTTGTCATAGGGAGGAAAGTGGATATCAATGCCCATTCTTGCTATGAGACCTTGGCCCTTATGCTGGAGGACATGTTCTTCAAGTCCAATG GGAAAAGTGGAGACAAAGAACAAGGACAGAAACTGTCTAAGCTTTTGGATGGATCCTCTGAGTTTGTGCTTACATATGAAGATAGAGAGGGGGATTGGATGCTTGTTGGAGATGTCCCTTGGAG GATGTTTTTGAGCTCTGTTCGAAGGCTTCGCATAATGAGGACGTCTGAAGCCAAAGGACTAG CACCAagatctcaagacaagaaagcGAAACAAAGGAGCAAGCCTATCTGA